From Longimicrobium sp.:
GCGCGACGTGCAGGACCGGCCGGCCATGTTCAGCACCTTCATGCTCTGGATGCTCGCCCGCCTCTACGGCCAGCTCCCCGAGGTCGGCGACGTGGAGAAGCCGAAGCTGGTCTTCTTCTTCGACGAGGCGCACCTGCTGTTCGACAACGCCAGCAAGACGCTGCTGCAGCAGATCGAGCAGACGGTGCGCCTCATCCGCTCCAAGGGCGTGGGCGTCTTCTTCGTCACCCAGAGCCCCAAGGACGTGCCGCCGGACGTGCTCGGCCAGCTGGGCCACCGCGTGCAGCACGCGCTGCGGGCGTTCACCGAGGACGACGAGAAGGCGCTGCGGGCCGCGGCGCGCACCTTTCCCAAGACCAAGCTGTACGACATCGAGGAGACGCTGACCACGCTGGGGATCGGCGAGGCGCTGGTGAGCACGCTGGCGCCCAACGGCGTGCCGACGCCGCCGTTCGCCACCCGCATGGTGCCGCCGTCCAGCCGCATGGGCCCGCTGACCGACGCGGAGATGCAGCAGCGCCTGGCCGCCTCGGCGCAGGTCCGCGAGTACGCGCAGGACGTCGACCGCCAGAGCGCGCGGGAGATGCTGGAACAGCGCGTCACCGGCGCCGCCGCCGCGCAGCAGGCGCCTCCGCCGATGCCGGGCGGGCAGATGCCGCCGCCGCCGCCGATGCCGCAGCAGCAGGGCGGGCAGTATCAGTACGACCGGCAGAGGGCGGAGCAGGCGGCGAATCCCCAGTCGTACAGCTACCAGGTTCCGCCCGCGCGGCCGGCGCCGAAGGGCCGCGCGCCGAAGGAGGAGCCGGGGATGTTCGAGCAGGTGCTGAAGTCGTCCGTCACGCGCTCCGTCGCCACGCAGATCACCCGCGGCCTGATGGGCGCGCTGCTGGGCACGGGCAGCCGTCGCCGGCGCCGAGGCGGGCTCTGGTAGACGAGCTTGGCCCCGTCCTCCGCTCGAAGGCATGGACGGCCCCACATCCCCTGCAGTCGATCGTCAGGCTGTCCGCGCCCGCGCCGGCCCTTGGCCTGACCGACGGTACCAGCTAATTCAACGGTAGGCCACCGTTCGGGTCACCGACGTCTCGTGAGCACGACATGGGTTGCGGCGGCAGTGGGCACATGGGTGGTGCACTCATAGCCCAGGGCCGTGAGATCGAGGCCGTGCAGGAGATGCTCGCCGGACCCGAGCAACATCGGCGCAATCGCCACGTGCAGCTCGTCGATCAGCCTCGCTTCGAGGCCCTGGCGGATCGTCGCCACGCCGCCGCCGATCTGCACGTCTTTTCCCTCGGCGGCCGCCGTCGCCCGCTCCAGCGCCTCGCGGATGCCGCCCGTGACGAAGTGGAACACCGTGCCGCCTTCCATCTCGATCGGCGGGCGGCCGTGATGCGTCAGCACGAACACGGGGCCGTGATACGGCGGGTTCTTCCCCCACCAGCCGCGCCAGCCATCATCGGGCCAGGGTCCACGAATCGGGCCGAACATGTTGCGTCCCATGATCCACGCGCCGACGCCCTCCCCAAAACGCGCCGCGATGTCGTCATCGAAGCCGGTGGTGCCGCCGGTTTTGCCATTGATGCGCTGGAACGCGCGGGTCGGGATGAACCATTCGTGCAGAGCCTCACCCCCCACGCCGAGGGGATCCTCGCGAGTCTGGAGCGGGCCTGCGCCATAGCCGTCGAGCGAGATCGTGAAGTTGTGCACGCGTACACGAGCCATTGTCCACTCCCAGGCAAGGGTGGCGATCCGGTAACTGCGACCTCTGCCGTCGCGACGAACGACCGTGCAGGAAATCGACAGCCCGTTCTTGCCGCGGAAAGATGGTTCGACGCAGCCGATTGTCAGGCGGCGGTGCGCGAATCCCGGTCAGTCCAGCCGCAGCAGGAACTCTTCGGCCTCGTCTCCGGAACTCTCGACCGTGGACTCCCTCGCCTCGATGAAGAAGCCAACCTTCTCGAGCACGCGGCGGGAGGCCGTATGGTCCACGGTCACCCGGGCAAAGAGCGGCCGCTCGTGCACCTCGGCGACGAGCTCTCGTAGCGCAGCGGTCGCGATGCCCTTCCCCCAGTGCTCCCGCCCGTACCAGTATGCGACCTCGCGCAGACCCTCCCGAACGAAGCTGCCGACGTACCCGACCACGGCGCCCTCGCTCTCGACGGTGCGGAGGATCCCGAGAGGATCCGCGAGAATCCTTGCCCAGTGGGTGTCGAACTCGGAGCGGTCGCGCGACGTGAGCGTGCCCACGCGAAGAGCGACCGGATCACACTGGTGCTCGAAGAACGTGTCGAGATCCGAGGCCGCAACAGGTCGCAGCCGAATGCCGGTCATAGAGGGTCGGGGAGCTGACTCGTGGTTTCGCGGAGACGGCCCTCGCCGCCTGACTCGTTGCTCGATGGACGGAATTCCGGTCAAGATACGATACCAGCGCGCATGGCCGAATCCATTCCATCCAGATCATACTCGTCCTCCCGTCCAACCAGCTTGCACGCGATGTGACCTCGGCGGGAGAATATCCGTAGATTGCTGCGTTGGAGATTCGGTGGATAGCGACCCGGACGAGGAGAACCCGCATGAGCGTGGATCGCAAGCACGGCCCCGAGCACGGCAAGCCCAGGATGCCGTGGGACGAGAAGCCCGGACCTGCCCCGACTCCCGAGCGCGTGGAGATCCCGCGTCCTTGGGACGAGAAGGTCGACTCGCCGATCCCCAATCTCGGGAAGAAGCCGAAACGCGAGCGGCACTGATTGCCGCATCGGTCAGCCTTCCACCAGCGCCTGCAGCTTCTTCGGCGCGACCATGCAGTACGCCTGCGCCACCAGCGACTCGATCTCCGCGTCGGTGGCGCGGCCGATGACGATGCCGATCCACCCCTTCACGCCGACGTAGGGCGGCACGAAGTACGTGTCCGGCTGCTCACGGACGAGATGCTCCTGCACGCCCAGCGGCGCGTTGCACCACAGCGCGATGCGGCCGTCGTTGTGGTGGTTGCCCGCGAACATGGCGAAGAGCTTCTTGCGCACGCGCCACGTCGGCTCGCCCCACGCGACCTGCTCCTGCGCCTCGGGCAACGCCAGGCAGATCCGCCGCACCCGGTCCAGCGGTTGCTCGCTCATTCCCCATCCCCGTTGTAGATCTTCGGTTCCGCGAGCATTGTAATCGGGTGCGCGCGGAGATGCACGCCCCGCCGGGTTCAAGCCAGGGAGATGCGATGCGAACGGCTCTGCTCGCGTGCGGGATGCTCGCCGCCGCGGCGTCGGCACCGGCGGATGCGGCGGCGCAGCTCGGCGATTCCGTGCTCGTCTCCATCAGCGTGCCGGAGACGGTGCGCGCCGGGCGCCCGGTGCCCATCCGGCTGGGGCTGACGAACCGGTTCGGCCGCCCGGTGACGCTCCGGCTCGCATCCCTCCGCCCGCTGCCCGTGTGGGACGTGCGCGTGAGCGCCGCGGACGGGCACGTGGTGTGGACCGGGCTGCACGTGCCGAGCGCCGGCTTCGAGGGCGGCGTGCTGGCGCTCGCTCCGCACGAGACGCGCACCACCACGGTGATCTGGGACCAGCGCGACGCCTACGGCCGCCCGGTGCCCCGCGGCCGGTACCGTGTCCACGGCTTCCTCTACGCGCGCCTCCCCCGCGGCCGCAGCACCGGCTACGTCCCCCTCCGCATCCGGTGATCGCCCGAAGCACGAGCGGATTGCGCGCGCGGCATCATCGTTCTACTTTTGAGTACGATCTACCTCCCGACTTCTGCGATGATGGCTACGTCGACGCTGTTCAGCTCGGCCGCGTTCGAGCGGCTCGTGCTGTTCTACCTGGTGAACCCCGACGCGGCGCCGCACCTGCGCGACCTGCAGCGGCAGCTGCGCGTGGGGATGCGTTCGCTCCAGGCGGAGCTCGCCCGGCTGGAGGACCGCCGGCTCGTTCGCATGGAGCGGAGCCGCAACCGCACCGTGTACCGGATGAACCAGTCGAACGCCGGCTGGAACGCGCTCCGCATGATGGTCCGCAACTTCGGTGATCCGGCCGAGGTCGTGCGCGTGGCGCTGGCGACCGTGCCGAACGTCGTCGCGGCGTTCGTGTTCGGCTCCACCGCGCGCGGCGAGGCGACCGGGGAGAGCGACGTGGACGTGCTGGTGGTGGGAGACGGCATCCCGCGCGGCGAGCTGGGCCGGTGCGCGCAGGAGAGCTCCGCGGTGATCGGGCGAGATGTGAACATCGCACGCTACACTCCGGAGGAGTTCGCCGCCGATCTCGCGCGCGGCGATCCCTTTCTGGGCCGGGTGATGAGCGGCCCCAGGACGTGGTTGGCGGGTGATCGGCAAACGCTGGAGGCGCTGGCCGGGTGACCGATCCCAACATTCAGCGGCTGCTCGACGAGCGCGAGCTGGAGAGCGTTCCCGCCGCGCCGGACGAGGTTGCCGACTACTGGCGCAAGGCGCTGCGGGCGTACGCGGATTCGCGGATCGAGTCCCTATCGCCGGAGAACGCGATGCTGCTCGCATACCAGTCGGGGCTCAGCGCCGCTACCGCGGCAATCCGCGCGTCGGGGCTGCGGGTGAAGAGCCGCAACCGCCACCACTACATGAGCTTCTACACGCTCGCCGTTCTCGGGACGGGGACCGATGTGCGCGCCCTGGCCCGGGAGATGGACGAGCTGCGCGACGATCGCCACGCCGCCGGTTACAGCTCGGGCGTCGACGAGGCACAGCTGCGGAAGAAGCTCGCCGGGATGCACGAGCTGCTGGGCAAGCTGCTCCCCGCGGTGCGATCGTGGCTGCTCGCTCACCGCTCCGATCTCGCGGATCTGCCTCGGCCGGCGTGATCCGTTCCCCGGCAGACACGACGAAGCGGGCCGGGGGAGAGCATCCCCCGGCCCGCTTCATCTTTTTCCGCAGGCGACGGCCTGGCTGCTCAGGCGGAGACTTCCATCGCCACGAACATGGGGAGAAGGGCGCTCCAGTCGTACGCGAGCTCGGGCTCGGCGGGGGCGGTGCGGCGCGCGCGGTTTCCCGCGTCTCCCTGGTCGATGTCCACCCAGGCGACGCGCAGGTCGTGGCCGGGGTGCAGGGTGATGGCGGGGCGTGCGTGCCCGAACGGCGGCGCGCCGAGGAGGGTGCCCAGACA
This genomic window contains:
- a CDS encoding helicase HerA-like domain-containing protein; the encoded protein is MDPQVIEAARAAFPQATGTITLGAVSHGGEVAPEPIVRIPLSMMNRHGLIAGATGTGKTKTLQLLAEQLSAAGVPVLVSDVKGDLSGLGAAGEAGDRVTQRATETGYAWQPAQYPVEYLSLSGKLGAQLRATVSSFGPLLLARVLGLNETQTSVLTLVFKYCDDKGLLLLDFSDLRAVLRYLSDEGADELKEYGGMSKATVGVLLREMVELEQQGAEDFFGEPEFDLDDLMQTERDGRGLVSVLELRDVQDRPAMFSTFMLWMLARLYGQLPEVGDVEKPKLVFFFDEAHLLFDNASKTLLQQIEQTVRLIRSKGVGVFFVTQSPKDVPPDVLGQLGHRVQHALRAFTEDDEKALRAAARTFPKTKLYDIEETLTTLGIGEALVSTLAPNGVPTPPFATRMVPPSSRMGPLTDAEMQQRLAASAQVREYAQDVDRQSAREMLEQRVTGAAAAQQAPPPMPGGQMPPPPPMPQQQGGQYQYDRQRAEQAANPQSYSYQVPPARPAPKGRAPKEEPGMFEQVLKSSVTRSVATQITRGLMGALLGTGSRRRRRGGLW
- a CDS encoding dihydrofolate reductase family protein; translated protein: MARVRVHNFTISLDGYGAGPLQTREDPLGVGGEALHEWFIPTRAFQRINGKTGGTTGFDDDIAARFGEGVGAWIMGRNMFGPIRGPWPDDGWRGWWGKNPPYHGPVFVLTHHGRPPIEMEGGTVFHFVTGGIREALERATAAAEGKDVQIGGGVATIRQGLEARLIDELHVAIAPMLLGSGEHLLHGLDLTALGYECTTHVPTAAATHVVLTRRR
- a CDS encoding GNAT family N-acetyltransferase yields the protein MTGIRLRPVAASDLDTFFEHQCDPVALRVGTLTSRDRSEFDTHWARILADPLGILRTVESEGAVVGYVGSFVREGLREVAYWYGREHWGKGIATAALRELVAEVHERPLFARVTVDHTASRRVLEKVGFFIEARESTVESSGDEAEEFLLRLD
- a CDS encoding MmcQ/YjbR family DNA-binding protein, which produces MSEQPLDRVRRICLALPEAQEQVAWGEPTWRVRKKLFAMFAGNHHNDGRIALWCNAPLGVQEHLVREQPDTYFVPPYVGVKGWIGIVIGRATDAEIESLVAQAYCMVAPKKLQALVEG
- a CDS encoding nucleotidyltransferase domain-containing protein: MMATSTLFSSAAFERLVLFYLVNPDAAPHLRDLQRQLRVGMRSLQAELARLEDRRLVRMERSRNRTVYRMNQSNAGWNALRMMVRNFGDPAEVVRVALATVPNVVAAFVFGSTARGEATGESDVDVLVVGDGIPRGELGRCAQESSAVIGRDVNIARYTPEEFAADLARGDPFLGRVMSGPRTWLAGDRQTLEALAG